GTGGGGAATGTTTTAACACAGAAGAGGCTGAGAAGGATTTTTTACCTTCGAATTCCCATAATGGGGATTTCTTTCGTGAACCTGCTGAAACCCAAAGGGATACCAAAGCAATGAAGCAGAAGAATAAAAAGCCTTCTATGTCACGCCAACGGCCAAAGAATAAACCAAAACATTCAGAAAGTAAAAGCTCTAGAACGGCTGAGGTTTCGAATTGCAATAAATGCTATTGGAAAATCATGTGTAATTATAAGGCATCGTCTAGAATTATGAATCTGAAGAACAGGGTGAGAACTGGTGTTAATTGTGGAGATTCTAGCAGATTCATGTGTAAGGGATGTGGTTTCAGATCAAGGAAAGGGTCGAAAAAACAGAAACCTTGCTTTTCCTCTAGATCTATAAACATGGATGAATTGAAACGTTATGGGGAACAGATTGGTCTTGATTGGCATTCCTCAGACACTCAGTAAGTCTATGTTCTTACTTATTTCGCATCTTTTGTTTTTTTAATGAAAGTCCTTTCTTTGAATGTTCGAGGTTTTGCGGTTAAGGGTAAATTCGGGTGGGTGAGAAACATTTGTATTAGTGAGAAACCGTTTGTGGCAGTTTTTCAAGAAACTAAATGTGGAACAATTGAAGATGGATGGGTTAATGCCTTGTGGGGGGGTCCTAATTTTGGGTATGTTCAAAAGGAGGCAACAGGAAGCTCGGGTGGTCTACTTTGTATTTGGGATTCAAACGAATTTGATATTATTGATTGTAACGGATGTGAAAACTTTATAGCAATTAGGGGTAGGTGGGTAAGATCGGGACAAGAATCGGTTATCGTTAACTTGTATGGACCACATAATGATAGAGGCAAGAAAGCTTTGTGGGATTCACTTGAACAATTAATCAATAGTGTTGATGCACCTTGGCTTCTTGTGGGAGATTTTAATGAGGTTAGAATGGCGGAAGATAGGCTTAATTCTCAATTTATTCAAGGTAGGGCTGATATATTTAATGAGTTTATTGTTAGATGTGGTTTGATTGAAATCGATATTAATGGGAGAAAATTCACAAGAATTAGCGATGATGGTTTGAAGTTTAGTAAGATTGATAGATTCTTGGTGAATAATAGTTTCCTTCAATTGTGGAGCGATCTTTCGGTCATTGCTTTGGATAGACACCTCTCGGACCATTGCCCATTGATTTTGAGAGACAAGATTATCGATTATGGTCCTAAACCATTTAAAGTTTTTGATGAGTGGTTCAATTGTGAGGAAGTTGATAAGATAATAATGGAGGCTTGGATGCAACCAATTCGGGGGTCGAGAAAAGATTGCAACTTTAGAGATAGGCTAAAAAATGTTAAGCTAGCCTTAAAAGATTGGAGTTCGAGAAAATTTGGCGGTCTAGATAAAGAAATTGAGGCTTTTAAAAAGAAGCAACGGAATAGGAACTAAAAGCCGAGTTGAATATGATTACGGATTCAGATCGAAAAAGATGGCTTGAGTGTAGACGTTGTTGGGTTGAGAAAGAAAATATCAAAGCGAGCATGTTAAAACAAAAGGCTAGATTGAAATGGACGTTGGAAGGAGATGAAAACTCAAAATTTTTTCACGCCTCGATACGTAGGAAACACAACAAATGCAATATTCGAGGCATTAATTTAAACGGATCTTGGGTTGAGGAGCCGAATCGGGTGAAAGATGCTGTTTTTGAACACTTCAAAAATATTTTCAACCCTAATAAGTCAAGAAGGCCAAGTTTCAAACATTTTCTTGCTGTATCTGATCAGATTCACTGTTCTGGCCCAAGGCCCGCTAACTCATCTGGGCCTGTCCCTGCTACGAAGCCTACTGATCAGGCTATACATTCAGTTGGGCCTCCTGTTTCACAGGCCCATAATATCGGGCAGGCTGGTGACACAACAATGAGTTTTAAACTCACTCCCAGCGAAGTCAGAGACTTGGAAGTTCAGTTTGATGAGACAGAAATATGGGATGCTGTAAAAGGATGCGCAAGTAACAAAGCCCCGGGACCGGATGGATTTAACATGAGATTTTTTAAGAAATTTTGGGCAATAATACGCGACGATTTAATTGAAGCTATCCGATTCTTTTGGAAAACGGGTACTATTTCTACGGGTTGTAATTCCTCGTTTATCACTTTAATTCCAAAGATTGCTAACCCAATAAGTTTAAATGAGTATAGACCGATTAGTCTTATCGGTAGCTTTTATAAGATCATCGCAAAATTGCTCTCAAATCGTTTTAAGAAGGTtattccaaatcttgtgggttttaaACAGAGCGCCTTCATTAAAGGGAGAAATATTATAGATGGCGTCTTAGTGGCGAATGAATCCATTGAATTTTTGAAGGCCAATAAACTAAAAAGTATGGTGTTTAAAGTTAACTTCGAGAAGGCTTTTGATAGCATTAGTTGGGATTTTTTAGAGGAAATGATGGTTTTGATGGGGTTTGGATctaaatggagagggtggattgcTTCATGTCTCAAATCGGCATTAATATCGGTTCTTGTTAACGGGTCCCCAACAAAAGAATTTATGCTTGGGAGGGGTGTTAGACAAGGTGACCCCCTTTCACCCTTCCTCTTCATTATTGAGGCCGAGGGACTTAATTGGTTGGGCTAAATCGGCGGTAGCAAAGAACCTTTTTGAAGGGGTTGAGATTGGTAGAGAAAAGGTGCATATTTCACATCTTCAATACGCCGACGACACCATCTTTTTTGGGAATTGGAGCTTTGGAAATATCGAGAATCTAATGAAGCTACTTAAGTGTTTCGAACTAAGCTCCGGACTTAAAGTTAATTATAGTAAAAGCAATTTATTTGGGGTAAATGTTGACAAAAGCGAGGTAGAAGAGATGGCTAATTTGTTTGGTTGTAAAATGGGATGTTTCCCCATGACGTATCTTGGATTACCGGTTGGTGCAAATATGAGGAAACTAGCTAATTAGAAACCGgtaattgataaatttgaaaaaagGTTGTCGGATTGGAAAGCGCGTACGATTTCTTTTGGTGGACGTTTAACTCTCGTGAATGCGGTTTTGAATAGCCTCCCGTTGTATTTCTTTTCGCTCTTCCGTGCCCCGCCATCCGTGCTTAAAAAACTCGAGTGTGTAAGACGtaattttttttggggcgggtcgggaaaTAATTCTAAAATTTCATGGGTAAAATGGGATGATGTCATCCGCCCTTATGCGGATGGCGGACTTAATGTGGGATCTCTTAATTGCAAAAATTTAGCCTTAataggcaagtggtggtggaggtttttaTCCGACACTACCTCCTTGTGGGTTAAggttattaaaagtatttatggggaCTCGGGAATACCAAATTCGGGTGGGAATTTTTTGGCTACTAACTCTACTTGGAGTAACATTATTAAAGCAGGTTTCGAAATGGACAACTTGGGTGTGGACTTTAAAACGTCATTCGCGAGGAAGATTGGTAATGGAAACAAGACAAAATTTTGGGACGACATTTGGATAAAGGACAAACCACTTAAAGAAGTTTTCAAAAGACTAGTGAGGCTCGAATCAAACCCCATTGCTCTCGTTTCCAATCGACTAAATTACAGCAACGAAACAGTTTCTTTAAGTGGAGCTTGGACGCGATCAATATCCGTAAGAACCAAAACAGAACTAGATGCTCTCGAGAAGCTAATTGCGGATTTCAAGATGGAACCAAATAAGGAAGACTCATTTATTTGGAAGCTTAGTAGAAATGGTTCCTTTACAACAAAAAAGTTAACGAAACATATCATGACAAAAGTCTACAACATGAACGGCACATCTTTGGC
This window of the Rutidosis leptorrhynchoides isolate AG116_Rl617_1_P2 chromosome 7, CSIRO_AGI_Rlap_v1, whole genome shotgun sequence genome carries:
- the LOC139860350 gene encoding uncharacterized protein; the encoded protein is MKVLSLNVRGFAVKGKFGWVRNICISEKPFVAVFQETKCGTIEDGWVNALWGGPNFGYVQKEATGSSGGLLCIWDSNEFDIIDCNGCENFIAIRGRWVRSGQESVIVNLYGPHNDRGKKALWDSLEQLINSVDAPWLLVGDFNEVRMAEDRLNSQFIQGRADIFNEFIVRCGLIEIDINGRKFTRISDDGLKFSKIDRFLVNNSFLQLWSDLSVIALDRHLSDHCPLILRDKIIDYGPKPFKVFDEWFNCEEVDKIIMEAWMQPIRGSRKDCNFRDRLKNVKLALKDWSSRKFGGLDKEIEAFKKKQRNRN
- the LOC139860351 gene encoding uncharacterized protein; translation: MITDSDRKRWLECRRCWVEKENIKASMLKQKARLKWTLEGDENSKFFHASIRRKHNKCNIRGINLNGSWVEEPNRVKDAVFEHFKNIFNPNKSRRPSFKHFLAVSDQIHCSGPRPANSSGPVPATKPTDQAIHSVGPPVSQAHNIGQAGDTTMSFKLTPSEVRDLEVQFDETEIWDAVKGCASNKAPGPDGFNMRFFKKFWAIIRDDLIEAIRFFWKTGTISTGCNSSFITLIPKIANPISLNEYRPISLIGSFYKIIAKLLSNRFKKVIPNLVGFKQSAFIKGRNIIDGVLVANESIEFLKANKLKSMVFKVNFEKAFDSISWDFLEEMMVLMGFGSKWRGWIASCLKSALISVLVNGSPTKEFMLGRGVRQGDPLSPFLFIIEAEGLNWLSDWKARTISFGGRLTLVNAVLNSLPLYFFSLFRAPPSVLKKLECVRRNFFWGGSGNNSKISWVKWDDVIRPYADGGLNVGSLNCKNLALIGKWWWRFLSDTTSLWVKVIKSIYGDSGIPNSGGNFLATNSTWSNIIKAGFEMDNLGVDFKTSFARKIGNGNKTKFWDDIWIKDKPLKEVFKRLVRLESNPIALVSNRLNYSNETVSLSGAWTRSISVRTKTELDALEKLIADFKMEPNKEDSFIWKLSRNGSFTTKKLTKHIMTKVYNMNGTSLASMKNNLVPKKVEVFIWRAKRERIPVLSELDKRGIDLHTTLCPLCESHVESVAHALLYCEHAREIWRRVREWWGFDSTNLTFDNFLCGLAPSSCSDLGTKVWQAVEWTTCYLIWRNRNQKVFKRTNWTIPNALSEIQVKSYEWVAKRCKKQRIEWHTWLHNAQSLLML